A single window of Flavobacterium aestivum DNA harbors:
- a CDS encoding efflux RND transporter permease subunit, whose translation MFNKFIQRPVLSIVISLVIVFLGILAMTSLPVTQFPSISPPKVNILAAYPGANGELMVKSVIIPLERALNGVPGMKYITSDAGNDGEANVQVIFNLGTDPNQAAINVQNRVSSVINKLPPLVVREGLKITREEPNMLLYINLFSKDPKTSQKFLFNYADINILSDIKRVNGVGVADILGNREYAMRVWLKPDRMLAYKISADEIMESLSNQSLEASPGKTGESSGKRSQAFEYVLKYKGRYTTKEGYENIVVRSNANGELLRLKDVADVEFGSSMYDIYSSIDGKPSAAITIKQSYGSNASQVIKDVKVKLEELKKSFPKGMDYEISYDVSKFLDASIEKVIHTLVEAFILVGLVVFLFLGDWRSTLIPAIAVPVSLIGTFAFMQMFGITINLITLFALVLAIGVVVDDAIVVIEAVHAKMEEEHLSARKATRQAMSEIGGAIIAITFLMAAVFIPVAFMSGPVGIFYRQFSITMATSIILSGVVALTLTPALCALMLKNTHGQPRPKNLINRFLDGFNNKFNNLSDRYQKILGFFINRRSVSIGILVAFCMGIFFINNSLPSGFIPSEDQGMFYAIIQTPPGSSLERTNQIAERLQKVAEKIEGVKSVSALAGYEILTEGTGANTGTCLINLKSWEERHHNVEEIIKELEEETKDISGATIEYFQPPAVPGYGAAGGFELRLLDKAGSGDYKKMETVSKEFVRELKKRPELTSVFTFYSASFPQYMLDIDNDLAQQKGVSIENAMNTLSTLVGSNYETNFIKYDRQYKVIVQASPEYRALPEDILKLYVKNNRDEMVPFSAFMKMKKVYGLSEITRHNMYNASEISGAPAIGYSSGTAIEVVKEVAAKTLPRGFGIDWAGISADEVARGNEAIYIFLICLGFVYLVLAAQYESFILPLVVILSLPAGIFGAFLFLKLFGLANNIYAQVAFVMLIGLLGKNAVLIVEFAAQKHSQGASVLDAAMQGAVVRFRPILMTSFAFIAGLVPLALASDPGKIGNRTLGSAAAGGMLIGTVCGVLIIPGLYYIFAKISEKHQFSKKDDENPFTEYLTDNE comes from the coding sequence ATGTTTAATAAATTTATACAAAGACCTGTATTATCGATTGTAATATCGTTAGTTATTGTCTTTTTGGGAATATTGGCAATGACTAGTTTGCCAGTAACACAATTCCCGTCTATTTCGCCACCAAAAGTAAACATTCTGGCAGCTTATCCGGGTGCCAATGGTGAGTTGATGGTTAAATCTGTAATTATACCACTTGAAAGAGCCCTAAATGGAGTTCCTGGAATGAAGTATATTACATCTGATGCCGGAAATGATGGAGAAGCAAACGTTCAGGTAATATTCAATTTGGGTACAGATCCTAACCAAGCAGCGATTAATGTACAAAATCGTGTGTCATCTGTAATCAATAAGCTTCCGCCATTGGTAGTTAGGGAAGGACTAAAAATCACGCGTGAAGAGCCTAATATGCTTTTGTATATTAACTTATTCAGTAAGGATCCAAAAACAAGTCAAAAATTCCTTTTCAATTATGCTGATATTAATATTCTTTCGGACATAAAACGTGTAAACGGGGTAGGTGTTGCTGATATCTTAGGAAATCGTGAATATGCGATGCGTGTTTGGTTGAAACCAGACAGAATGTTGGCTTACAAAATATCAGCCGATGAGATAATGGAATCCTTAAGCAACCAGAGTTTGGAAGCTTCACCAGGGAAAACAGGAGAGAGTTCGGGTAAAAGATCTCAAGCGTTCGAATATGTATTGAAATACAAAGGAAGATACACAACTAAGGAAGGATATGAAAATATCGTAGTAAGATCGAATGCCAATGGTGAATTACTTCGATTGAAAGATGTTGCCGATGTGGAGTTTGGAAGTTCGATGTATGATATTTATTCCAGTATAGATGGAAAACCATCTGCAGCAATAACCATTAAACAATCTTATGGTAGTAATGCCAGTCAGGTAATTAAAGATGTTAAAGTAAAATTAGAAGAATTAAAGAAATCATTTCCAAAAGGAATGGATTATGAAATTAGTTATGATGTATCTAAATTTTTGGATGCTTCTATCGAAAAAGTAATTCATACATTGGTTGAAGCCTTTATATTAGTAGGTTTAGTGGTATTCTTGTTCTTGGGAGACTGGCGTTCAACGCTTATTCCGGCTATTGCAGTACCGGTATCGTTAATTGGTACGTTTGCCTTTATGCAAATGTTTGGAATTACAATCAACTTGATAACTTTATTTGCACTTGTATTAGCAATTGGAGTCGTTGTGGATGATGCCATCGTAGTGATTGAAGCCGTCCATGCCAAAATGGAAGAAGAACATCTTTCTGCCAGAAAAGCTACTAGACAAGCAATGTCAGAGATTGGTGGAGCGATTATCGCTATTACCTTTTTGATGGCTGCTGTTTTTATTCCTGTAGCATTTATGTCAGGTCCTGTAGGTATCTTTTACCGTCAGTTCTCAATCACTATGGCAACCTCAATTATTCTTTCGGGAGTAGTAGCTTTGACCCTTACGCCAGCATTGTGTGCTTTGATGTTAAAAAACACACATGGACAACCACGACCTAAAAATTTAATCAATAGGTTTTTAGATGGTTTTAATAATAAGTTCAATAATTTATCAGATAGATACCAAAAAATACTTGGATTTTTTATCAATAGAAGATCAGTATCAATTGGGATTTTAGTTGCATTCTGTATGGGTATATTTTTCATAAACAACAGTCTTCCATCAGGGTTTATTCCTAGTGAAGATCAAGGAATGTTTTATGCTATTATCCAAACTCCTCCAGGTTCATCTTTAGAGAGAACGAACCAAATAGCGGAGCGTTTACAAAAAGTAGCCGAGAAAATTGAAGGAGTAAAATCAGTATCAGCTTTGGCGGGATATGAAATTCTAACAGAAGGAACAGGGGCTAATACAGGAACTTGTTTGATTAATTTAAAAAGTTGGGAAGAACGTCACCATAATGTTGAGGAAATTATCAAAGAATTAGAAGAGGAAACCAAAGACATTTCGGGAGCAACCATCGAATATTTCCAACCCCCAGCGGTTCCTGGATATGGAGCAGCAGGTGGTTTTGAATTACGTTTACTGGATAAAGCAGGTTCTGGGGATTACAAAAAAATGGAAACGGTAAGTAAGGAATTTGTTCGTGAATTGAAAAAACGTCCTGAATTGACCTCGGTATTTACCTTTTATAGTGCTAGTTTCCCACAATATATGTTGGATATTGATAACGATTTAGCACAACAAAAAGGAGTTAGTATCGAGAATGCCATGAACACATTGTCTACACTTGTAGGTAGTAATTATGAAACCAATTTCATAAAATACGACCGTCAATATAAGGTAATTGTACAGGCTTCACCAGAATATAGAGCATTACCAGAAGATATATTAAAATTATATGTCAAAAATAATAGAGATGAGATGGTACCTTTTTCTGCTTTCATGAAAATGAAAAAAGTATACGGTTTGTCTGAAATCACTAGACATAATATGTACAATGCATCGGAAATTAGTGGAGCTCCAGCTATTGGTTACAGTAGTGGTACAGCCATTGAAGTTGTAAAAGAAGTAGCTGCAAAAACACTTCCTAGAGGTTTTGGTATTGATTGGGCTGGTATCTCTGCAGATGAGGTAGCTAGAGGAAACGAGGCCATTTATATATTCTTAATATGTCTTGGTTTCGTGTATTTGGTTCTAGCAGCTCAATACGAGAGTTTCATTTTACCACTTGTTGTTATTTTGTCTTTACCGGCAGGTATCTTTGGAGCCTTTTTATTCTTAAAATTATTTGGATTAGCCAATAATATATATGCTCAGGTAGCTTTTGTAATGCTCATAGGTTTGTTAGGAAAAAATGCCGTGTTAATTGTGGAGTTTGCAGCCCAGAAGCATAGCCAAGGTGCGTCTGTACTCGATGCAGCAATGCAAGGAGCAGTTGTACGTTTCCGTCCAATTTTGATGACATCCTTTGCCTTTATTGCAGGTTTAGTTCCTTTGGCTTTAGCTTCTGATCCGGGTAAAATTGGAAACAGAACATTGGGTTCAGCAGCAGCAGGAGGGATGCTTATAGGTACAGTTTGCGGGGTATTAATAATACCTGGCTTGTACTATATTTTTGCAAAAATTTCAGAAAAACATCAGTTCTCTAAGAAAGATGATGAAAATCCATTTACCGAATATTTGACTGACAATGAATAA
- a CDS encoding efflux RND transporter periplasmic adaptor subunit has product MKRIILFTGLFALLCLTSCTTKKEEKEEAGKFTVTNPVMIDTSFTKQYVSQIRSVRNIEIRAQEKGFLQNIYVDEGQFVKAGQVLFKIMPKMYEAELLKAQAEAKAAEIELQNAKSLADKNIVSKSEQAIAQAKLEQAKAEVALAKLHLSFTEIRAPFDGTIDRIPKKLGSLIDEGELLTSLSDNSQVFAYFNVSEPEYLEYQTNIKGRGNSTVSLLLANGEALKYKGNVEVIESEFDNETGNIAFRAKFPNSDKLLKNGETGKVLMTVPVRNALVIPQKATYEIQDKKYVFVVEKNNVLKSVEITIKGEMPDLYVVNSGITANDKILLDGLQKANDNDKIKFDYLNPKEVLAHLRLKAE; this is encoded by the coding sequence ATGAAGAGAATAATCTTGTTCACAGGCTTGTTTGCCTTGTTGTGCCTAACTAGCTGTACAACCAAAAAAGAAGAAAAAGAAGAAGCAGGTAAATTTACCGTTACCAATCCCGTAATGATTGATACTTCCTTTACTAAACAGTATGTTTCGCAGATACGTTCAGTTAGAAACATCGAAATCCGAGCACAGGAAAAAGGATTTTTGCAAAACATTTATGTAGATGAAGGTCAGTTTGTAAAAGCTGGTCAGGTGTTGTTTAAAATCATGCCAAAAATGTATGAGGCAGAATTATTAAAAGCACAAGCTGAAGCTAAAGCGGCTGAGATTGAATTGCAAAATGCTAAATCATTAGCCGATAAAAATATAGTTTCAAAAAGTGAACAGGCTATCGCTCAGGCTAAGTTAGAGCAGGCAAAAGCAGAAGTTGCCTTAGCAAAATTACATTTATCATTTACTGAGATCAGGGCTCCATTTGACGGAACTATTGACCGAATCCCGAAAAAATTAGGAAGCCTTATCGACGAAGGGGAGTTATTGACCAGCCTTTCAGATAATAGCCAGGTGTTCGCCTATTTTAATGTATCTGAACCTGAATATTTAGAGTATCAAACTAATATAAAAGGCAGAGGAAATAGTACTGTAAGTTTGCTTTTGGCAAATGGCGAAGCATTAAAATATAAAGGAAATGTAGAAGTTATTGAAAGTGAATTTGATAATGAAACAGGTAATATTGCCTTCAGAGCAAAATTCCCGAATTCTGATAAACTATTAAAGAATGGAGAAACAGGTAAAGTATTAATGACAGTTCCTGTTAGAAACGCATTAGTTATTCCTCAAAAAGCTACTTATGAAATACAAGATAAAAAATATGTATTTGTAGTAGAAAAAAACAATGTACTTAAATCAGTAGAGATCACTATAAAAGGTGAAATGCCAGATTTGTATGTAGTAAATTCAGGAATAACCGCTAATGATAAAATCTTATTGGATGGACTTCAAAAAGCCAATGATAATGATAAAATCAAATTTGATTATCTAAATCCAAAAGAAGTATTAGCACACTTAAGATTAAAAGCGGAGTAG
- a CDS encoding NAD(P)-dependent alcohol dehydrogenase: protein MIETKGFAVQDAKSDLAPWNFERREVGPHDVQFDIQFCGVCHSDLHQIRDDWGGGIFPMVPGHEIVGKVVKVGSHVKKFKVGDLAGTGCLVDSCRTCDNCKEGLEQFCSNGFTATYNSLEQDKKTPTYGGYSNTIVVHEDFVLHISDKLDLAAVAPLLCAGITTYSPLKFLGVGKGHKLAVLGLGGLGHMAVKFGVAFGAEVTVLSTSPAKEADAKKLGAHKFVVTKDANQLQSVAGSFDFILDTVSAPHDLNMYVGLLKTKGVHVCIGVPPAAYELNPMGLIFGRKSVVGSLIGGLPETQEMLDYCAEHGIVSDIELIDIKNINEAYDRMIKGDVRYRFVIDMATL, encoded by the coding sequence ATGATAGAAACAAAAGGATTTGCAGTACAGGATGCTAAGTCGGACTTGGCACCATGGAATTTTGAAAGAAGAGAAGTTGGACCACACGATGTACAGTTTGATATTCAATTTTGTGGAGTATGTCATAGTGATCTTCACCAAATTAGAGATGATTGGGGCGGAGGTATTTTCCCGATGGTTCCAGGACATGAAATTGTAGGGAAAGTTGTTAAAGTAGGAAGTCATGTTAAGAAATTTAAAGTAGGTGATCTTGCAGGAACAGGCTGTCTTGTCGATTCTTGTAGAACTTGTGATAATTGTAAGGAAGGATTAGAGCAATTTTGTTCCAACGGATTTACGGCTACATATAATAGTTTGGAGCAAGATAAAAAAACACCAACTTACGGAGGTTATTCAAATACTATTGTGGTGCATGAAGATTTCGTTTTGCATATATCTGATAAGTTAGATTTGGCTGCAGTTGCTCCTTTACTTTGTGCTGGAATCACTACTTATTCTCCATTAAAGTTTTTAGGAGTAGGCAAGGGACATAAACTGGCGGTTTTAGGGCTTGGCGGTTTGGGACACATGGCTGTAAAGTTTGGAGTGGCTTTTGGAGCCGAAGTAACCGTTCTTAGTACATCGCCAGCAAAAGAAGCTGATGCCAAGAAACTAGGCGCCCATAAATTTGTTGTTACCAAAGATGCAAATCAGCTTCAAAGCGTAGCTGGGTCTTTTGATTTTATTTTAGATACAGTTTCAGCACCGCATGATTTGAATATGTATGTAGGATTGTTAAAAACCAAAGGAGTTCATGTTTGTATTGGCGTGCCACCAGCAGCGTATGAGTTGAATCCTATGGGACTTATTTTTGGCCGAAAAAGCGTTGTAGGTTCTTTGATTGGGGGATTACCGGAAACTCAGGAAATGTTGGATTATTGTGCTGAACACGGAATCGTTTCAGATATTGAATTGATAGACATCAAAAATATAAACGAAGCTTATGATCGAATGATAAAAGGTGATGTTCGTTATCGTTTTGTGATAGATATGGCAACATTATAA
- a CDS encoding tetratricopeptide repeat protein: MKNKILVYIIITSSFSFDNWAQNSLLNQKKIEKSETNSSILNNQTDKSTRKIKYYRVEETVQMKFGGHKTVYNVTDLRLLENNNLGPNNGRIITPVFQENEQLVNKTDLRANALNKIENSTKLSSQNIPKSVEIYDLDPENKKAATSDVFASKEQIDETTLKLSTLNKIEDPTKSPISDIPQKVGTNDLDPENKTTPSVLAQKEKLNESGIKLNALNKIEKSAKLSITDTPKNIDTSGYIDIIETYERVVEKGYEPIEILKKLADSYFFNNELEKAEKYYSKLFSKTTDLEPEYYYRYSASLKSKGEVEMANQYLKKFNALSDNDSN, encoded by the coding sequence ATGAAAAATAAAATATTAGTTTACATTATAATTACAAGTTCATTTTCATTTGATAATTGGGCACAGAATTCGCTTCTAAACCAAAAAAAAATAGAAAAATCAGAAACCAATTCTTCTATTTTAAATAATCAAACTGATAAATCAACAAGGAAAATAAAATATTACCGTGTTGAAGAAACCGTCCAGATGAAATTTGGCGGACACAAAACTGTTTACAATGTAACAGATTTAAGATTACTTGAAAACAATAATCTAGGACCTAATAACGGAAGAATAATAACCCCAGTGTTTCAGGAAAATGAACAACTGGTTAATAAAACTGATTTAAGAGCAAACGCTTTAAACAAAATCGAAAATTCTACTAAGTTATCAAGTCAAAATATACCCAAAAGTGTAGAGATATATGATTTAGATCCTGAAAATAAAAAAGCAGCAACATCTGATGTTTTTGCCTCAAAAGAGCAAATTGATGAAACCACTCTTAAATTAAGCACTTTAAATAAAATTGAAGATCCTACTAAATCACCAATCTCTGATATTCCTCAAAAAGTAGGCACTAATGATTTAGATCCTGAGAATAAAACAACACCATCGGTCCTTGCTCAAAAAGAGAAACTCAATGAGTCTGGTATTAAGCTTAATGCCTTAAACAAAATTGAAAAATCTGCTAAATTATCAATTACCGATACTCCAAAAAACATAGATACATCAGGTTATATTGACATTATAGAAACCTATGAAAGAGTGGTTGAAAAAGGATACGAACCTATAGAAATATTAAAAAAATTAGCTGATTCCTATTTTTTCAACAATGAATTGGAAAAAGCTGAGAAATACTATAGTAAATTATTTAGCAAAACAACTGACCTAGAACCTGAATACTATTATCGTTATTCAGCTTCTTTAAAATCAAAAGGGGAAGTTGAAATGGCCAATCAGTACCTAAAAAAATTCAACGCATTATCTGATAACGATTCAAATTAA
- a CDS encoding GNAT family N-acetyltransferase gives MLEIKQITILDSLYQLERELRNKVLLRPIGLPDNAWEMNDDKAWHFVATESNNLLGCVILVPIDSKKEKAQLMQMAVDTNLQGKGIGKLLVNELLEFCKKQGIKEVTCHSRESANDFYKKLGFEIYDEPFEEVGIKHNHMRIYL, from the coding sequence ATGTTAGAAATAAAACAAATAACAATCTTGGATTCTCTTTATCAATTAGAAAGAGAATTAAGGAATAAAGTTTTATTGAGACCAATTGGTTTGCCGGATAATGCTTGGGAAATGAATGATGATAAAGCTTGGCATTTCGTGGCAACCGAAAGCAACAATCTTTTGGGCTGTGTTATTTTGGTACCAATAGACAGTAAAAAAGAAAAGGCTCAATTGATGCAAATGGCAGTTGATACAAATTTGCAAGGAAAAGGAATAGGTAAACTTTTGGTGAATGAATTGTTAGAGTTTTGCAAGAAACAAGGAATTAAGGAAGTAACTTGTCATTCTAGGGAATCTGCTAATGATTTTTACAAGAAACTTGGTTTTGAAATTTATGATGAACCTTTTGAAGAAGTTGGGATTAAGCATAATCATATGAGAATATATTTGTAG
- a CDS encoding pentapeptide repeat-containing protein produces MPEYFLDVEYNNHTYGVDEINFKEFECCTFNHCTFSACNFMDVTFIDCVFNDCIFNEARINHVALRTVTFNRCEIKDVNFAMCSKLIFEVHFNNCILDFSKFYTLKIKGTQFINCSLIAVDFMAADLTEVFFENCDLYRAEFAKATANKTNFKSSYHYTIDPKTTKLKKAVFALEGLKGLLYKHDIIVN; encoded by the coding sequence ATGCCGGAATATTTTCTAGATGTAGAATACAACAACCACACTTATGGTGTGGATGAAATCAATTTTAAGGAATTTGAATGCTGTACATTTAATCATTGTACATTTTCGGCTTGTAACTTTATGGATGTTACTTTCATCGATTGTGTCTTTAATGATTGCATTTTTAACGAAGCAAGAATCAATCATGTCGCTTTAAGAACCGTGACGTTCAACCGATGTGAAATTAAAGATGTAAATTTTGCTATGTGCAGTAAACTTATTTTTGAAGTTCATTTTAACAACTGCATACTGGATTTTTCTAAATTTTATACCTTAAAAATAAAAGGAACCCAATTTATCAATTGCAGTTTGATTGCAGTTGATTTTATGGCTGCTGATTTAACTGAAGTATTTTTTGAAAATTGTGATTTATATCGTGCTGAATTTGCCAAAGCTACTGCCAACAAAACCAATTTTAAGTCCAGTTATCATTATACTATTGACCCAAAAACCACTAAATTGAAGAAAGCAGTATTTGCATTAGAAGGTCTAAAAGGTTTACTCTACAAACACGATATCATTGTAAATTAA
- a CDS encoding VOC family protein gives MQTSHIYPGAYTLNAYITIKGCNDAIEFYKKAFGATERGKLLMPNGLIGHAEIMIEDSLLMMADENIEWGNKSPETIGGNPMTFGLYVKDVDAVFKRAIDAGATEIMAIEDMFYGDRVGQVMDPFGYKWMIATHKEDMSFEEMQKRFEKMLSK, from the coding sequence ATGCAAACATCACACATTTACCCAGGAGCGTACACACTAAATGCATACATAACTATTAAAGGGTGCAATGACGCTATTGAATTTTACAAAAAAGCATTTGGTGCAACTGAACGAGGCAAATTACTAATGCCAAATGGACTAATTGGTCATGCAGAAATAATGATTGAAGATTCCTTACTGATGATGGCAGATGAGAATATTGAATGGGGAAACAAAAGCCCAGAAACTATTGGTGGAAACCCAATGACTTTTGGATTGTATGTTAAAGATGTTGATGCCGTATTCAAGAGAGCTATTGATGCTGGGGCGACTGAAATAATGGCTATTGAAGATATGTTCTATGGTGATCGTGTAGGGCAGGTAATGGATCCATTTGGTTATAAATGGATGATAGCAACCCATAAAGAAGATATGAGTTTTGAGGAAATGCAAAAACGATTTGAGAAAATGTTATCCAAATAA
- a CDS encoding acyl-CoA carboxylase subunit beta, which yields MDLNFNKNEDHNKLLLSELKQKLAKVKLGGGEKRIEKLHAEGKMTARERIDYLLDENAKSIEIGAFVGKKMYAEHGGCPSGGVIVKIGYIKGKQCIVVANDATVKAGAWFPITAKKNLRAQEIAIENNLPIIYLVDSAGVYLPLQDEIFPDKEHFGRIFRNNAIMSSMGITQISAVMGSCVAGGAYLPIMSDEALIVDKTGSIFLAGSYLVKAAIGESIDNETLGGATTHCEISGVTDYKAKDDKDALDKIKNIVDKIGDFEKAGFNRIKAEKPALDEKEIYGILPKARSEQYDMMEIIKRLVDNSEFEAYKEGYGQSLITGYARIDGWAVGIVANQRKVVKTTKGEMQFGGVIYSDSADKATRFIANCNQKKIPLVFVQDVTGFMVGSKSEHGGIIKDGAKMVNAVSNSVVPKFTVVVGNSYGAGNYAMCGKAFDPRLIFAWPSAELAVMGGTQAAKVLAQIEASSLKGKGEIVDEAKEAELFDKIKARYDEQVSPYYAAARLWTDAIIDPLDTRNWISMGIEAANHSPIEKKFNLGVIQV from the coding sequence ATGGATTTAAACTTCAATAAAAACGAAGATCATAATAAACTTTTATTGTCTGAATTAAAACAAAAACTTGCCAAAGTCAAATTAGGAGGCGGTGAAAAACGTATCGAAAAGCTACATGCCGAAGGTAAAATGACCGCTCGCGAACGTATTGACTATCTTCTTGATGAGAATGCAAAAAGCATTGAAATTGGTGCTTTTGTAGGTAAAAAAATGTATGCCGAACATGGTGGATGCCCATCTGGTGGAGTAATTGTAAAGATAGGATACATCAAAGGAAAACAATGTATTGTTGTAGCCAATGACGCAACTGTAAAAGCTGGTGCTTGGTTTCCTATCACTGCCAAGAAAAATTTAAGAGCTCAAGAAATAGCCATAGAGAACAATTTACCTATTATCTATTTGGTAGATAGCGCTGGAGTTTATTTGCCTTTACAAGATGAAATTTTTCCAGATAAAGAACATTTCGGACGCATCTTTAGAAACAACGCCATAATGAGTAGCATGGGAATTACACAAATCTCTGCTGTAATGGGTAGCTGTGTTGCTGGAGGTGCTTATCTTCCTATCATGAGTGATGAAGCTCTTATTGTAGACAAAACAGGAAGTATTTTCCTGGCTGGAAGTTATTTGGTCAAAGCAGCCATTGGCGAAAGTATCGATAATGAAACCTTAGGTGGCGCTACAACACATTGCGAAATTTCGGGGGTTACTGATTATAAAGCCAAGGATGATAAAGATGCTTTAGATAAAATAAAAAATATAGTCGATAAGATTGGTGATTTTGAGAAAGCTGGTTTCAATCGTATCAAAGCAGAAAAGCCTGCTTTAGACGAAAAAGAAATCTACGGTATTTTGCCAAAAGCAAGAAGCGAACAATATGATATGATGGAAATCATTAAACGATTGGTCGACAATTCAGAATTTGAAGCCTACAAAGAAGGTTACGGTCAATCACTCATTACCGGTTATGCCCGAATTGATGGTTGGGCTGTAGGAATAGTAGCCAACCAAAGAAAAGTGGTTAAAACAACCAAAGGCGAAATGCAATTTGGAGGTGTAATCTATTCGGATTCTGCAGACAAAGCCACTCGTTTTATTGCCAATTGCAACCAAAAGAAAATTCCATTGGTTTTTGTTCAGGATGTAACTGGTTTTATGGTGGGTTCTAAATCTGAACATGGTGGAATCATAAAGGATGGAGCTAAAATGGTAAATGCCGTATCGAATTCTGTAGTTCCAAAATTTACTGTAGTAGTAGGAAACTCATACGGAGCTGGAAATTATGCCATGTGTGGTAAAGCATTCGATCCTAGATTGATCTTTGCTTGGCCTAGTGCAGAGCTAGCTGTAATGGGTGGTACACAAGCTGCTAAAGTTTTAGCTCAAATTGAAGCTTCTTCCCTAAAAGGAAAAGGAGAAATTGTAGATGAGGCCAAGGAAGCCGAATTATTTGACAAAATCAAAGCCCGTTATGACGAGCAAGTTTCTCCATATTATGCCGCTGCCAGATTATGGACTGATGCTATTATTGATCCTTTAGACACAAGAAATTGGATCTCTATGGGTATAGAAGCGGCCAACCACTCTCCTATTGAAAAGAAATTTAATTTGGGAGTGATTCAGGTTTAA
- a CDS encoding TolC family protein has protein sequence MNKIKLYKYVAPLGICLAVASCTPTLAPLAETKAVPESFDKSFDKSKSADTTNTSTIPWRTYFKDPNLVSLIDTALKNNQELQITLQEIQIAQNDVRVRKGAFLPKVGIGAGAGIEKVGRYTSQGAGDASTEIRPGEEMPEPLGDLKIAAYANWEVDIWKKLRNSKKAAVSRYLSTVEGKNFVITNLISEIADSYYELLALDSQLEIVKQNIALQSNALEIVKVQKEAARATELAVQKFQAEVLTSKSMEFEILQKIKEEENKINFLLGRYPQDIKRDNSNFMSLLPSVVNSGIPSQLLANRPDIKQAELQLEAAKLDVKVARAEFYPSLDITAAIGVNAFKPSFLFTMPESLLYSLAGELTAPLINRNAIKAEYSSANARQLQALYNYERTILNAYLEVSTQLSKISNLGKSYELKSQQVDALNRSIDVAGDLFKSAKADYFEVLMTQRDALESKLELIDTKKEQLNASVHVYRDLGGGWK, from the coding sequence ATGAATAAAATAAAGTTATATAAATATGTTGCCCCGCTAGGTATTTGCCTAGCGGTAGCAAGTTGTACCCCAACTCTTGCACCTTTGGCAGAAACCAAAGCTGTTCCAGAATCTTTTGATAAGAGTTTTGATAAGAGTAAAAGTGCTGATACAACCAATACATCAACCATTCCTTGGCGTACTTATTTTAAGGATCCAAATTTGGTAAGTTTGATTGATACTGCTCTGAAAAACAATCAGGAATTACAAATTACTTTACAGGAAATCCAAATTGCACAGAATGATGTTCGTGTGAGAAAAGGGGCTTTCTTGCCAAAAGTGGGTATCGGAGCAGGAGCAGGAATTGAGAAAGTAGGGAGATATACCAGCCAAGGTGCCGGAGATGCTTCTACTGAAATTAGACCAGGTGAGGAAATGCCAGAGCCATTAGGTGATTTAAAAATAGCAGCCTATGCAAATTGGGAAGTTGATATCTGGAAAAAACTGCGCAATTCTAAGAAAGCAGCAGTAAGCCGATATTTATCAACTGTTGAGGGTAAAAATTTCGTGATAACGAACCTTATATCTGAAATAGCCGATTCATATTACGAACTATTGGCTCTAGACAGTCAGTTGGAGATTGTAAAACAGAACATCGCACTGCAATCTAATGCATTAGAAATCGTAAAAGTTCAGAAAGAGGCTGCTAGAGCAACCGAATTGGCAGTTCAGAAGTTTCAAGCTGAGGTGTTAACTTCAAAAAGTATGGAGTTTGAAATTCTTCAAAAGATAAAAGAAGAAGAGAACAAAATCAACTTTTTGTTAGGAAGGTATCCACAAGACATAAAGAGGGATAATAGTAATTTCATGAGTTTACTACCGTCAGTGGTTAATTCTGGAATTCCTTCTCAACTATTAGCGAACCGTCCGGATATCAAACAGGCTGAACTGCAATTAGAAGCAGCAAAACTAGATGTAAAGGTAGCTCGTGCAGAGTTTTATCCTTCACTTGATATTACTGCGGCTATAGGAGTTAATGCATTCAAACCATCTTTCTTGTTTACAATGCCAGAATCACTTTTGTATTCTTTAGCAGGAGAACTAACAGCACCATTGATCAATAGAAATGCCATTAAAGCAGAGTATAGCAGTGCCAATGCAAGACAACTTCAAGCGCTGTATAACTACGAGCGTACCATTCTAAACGCATATTTAGAAGTGTCTACACAGCTTTCTAAAATTAGCAATCTAGGAAAAAGCTATGAGCTGAAATCACAACAAGTAGATGCCTTGAACCGTTCAATTGATGTTGCAGGAGATTTGTTCAAGTCAGCCAAAGCTGATTATTTTGAAGTTTTGATGACACAGCGTGATGCTTTAGAATCTAAACTTGAATTGATAGATACCAAAAAAGAACAACTTAATGCCTCAGTCCATGTCTACAGAGACCTAGGTGGAGGATGGAAATAA